In the Nodosilinea sp. PGN35 genome, one interval contains:
- a CDS encoding glutamyl-tRNA reductase, with protein sequence MNIAVIGLSHKTAPVQIREKLSIPTAQTGDAIAHLTHCPHIDEVSILSTCNRLEIHIVTEETEQGIREVTQFLSEHSGLPLFELRQHLFILLHQDAVNHLMRVAAGLDSLVLGEGQILAQVKHAHQLAQQHKSIGRVLDRLLKQSLTAGKRVRSETSIGTGAVSISSAAVELARMKVPHLHSCHISILGAGKMARLLVQHLVSKDSSCTITILNRTIDRANELAQQFPDANLRTGTLDTMLETVQVSDVVFTCTSATEPILHRDNLGPLVSNRTLMVFDISVPLNVHTNANELDNVHAFNVDDLKAVVAQNQASRRRMAMEAQGLLDQEVESFMDWWRSLDTVSTISSLRSKVETIREQELEKALSRLGSEFAEKHQEVIEALTRGIVNKILHDPMVQLRAQRDIEARKRAMQTLQVLFDLETASNEKYS encoded by the coding sequence ATGAATATCGCCGTAATTGGCCTGAGCCACAAAACCGCCCCGGTGCAAATTCGTGAAAAACTCAGCATTCCAACGGCTCAGACAGGTGACGCGATCGCCCATCTCACCCATTGCCCCCACATTGACGAAGTCTCGATTCTCAGCACCTGCAACCGCCTCGAAATCCACATTGTTACCGAGGAGACTGAGCAGGGCATTCGCGAGGTGACCCAGTTCCTCTCCGAGCACAGCGGTTTGCCCCTGTTCGAGCTGCGCCAGCACCTGTTCATTCTGCTGCACCAGGATGCGGTCAACCACCTGATGCGGGTGGCGGCAGGTCTCGACAGCCTGGTGCTGGGCGAAGGGCAAATTCTGGCCCAGGTGAAGCATGCCCACCAGCTGGCCCAGCAGCACAAGAGCATCGGTCGGGTGCTGGACAGACTTCTCAAGCAGTCGCTCACCGCCGGTAAGCGGGTGCGCAGCGAGACCAGCATTGGCACCGGAGCCGTTTCCATCAGCTCGGCGGCGGTGGAGTTAGCCCGCATGAAGGTGCCCCATCTCCATAGCTGTCACATCAGCATTCTGGGGGCGGGCAAAATGGCGCGTCTGCTGGTGCAGCACCTGGTTTCAAAGGATTCCTCCTGCACCATCACCATCCTGAATCGCACTATCGACCGGGCCAACGAGCTGGCCCAGCAGTTCCCCGACGCCAACCTTCGCACCGGCACCCTCGACACCATGCTGGAGACGGTGCAGGTCTCTGATGTGGTGTTTACCTGCACCTCCGCCACCGAGCCAATTTTGCACCGCGACAACCTCGGCCCGCTGGTCAGCAACCGCACGCTGATGGTGTTCGATATCTCTGTGCCCCTCAACGTGCACACCAACGCCAACGAGCTGGACAACGTTCACGCTTTTAATGTGGACGACCTCAAAGCGGTGGTGGCCCAGAACCAGGCCAGCCGCCGCCGTATGGCCATGGAAGCCCAGGGGCTGCTCGATCAAGAGGTGGAGAGCTTTATGGACTGGTGGCGCTCCCTCGACACCGTCAGCACCATCAGCAGCCTGCGCAGCAAGGTCGAGACCATTCGCGAGCAGGAGCTAGAAAAGGCTCTGTCGCGCCTGGGCAGTGAGTTTGCCGAAAAGCACCAGGAGGTGATCGAGGCCCTGACCCGGGGTATCGTCAATAAGATTCTCCACGACCCGATGGTGCAGCTGCGCGCCCAGCGCGACATTGAGGCCCGCAAGCGGGCGATGCAGACCCTCCAGGTGCTGTTTGACCTGGAGACCGCCTCTAACGAGAAGTACAGCTAA
- a CDS encoding cupin domain-containing protein produces the protein MLTRLKSLNFHQHLWLRRAVWAAIAALIALGTVALGSHSQLTWADTPAGQSPEPAAAPFLVEADAGTTWKIFGLEIVGKIMSSQTDGAYSVVISTTPPAGGPPLHVHEHEDELFYILRGTYEFRFGDETITANSGDLVHLPAHIPHTFRNVGSAPGMAMNTMTPGGFEQFFVEIDRLPKDQPLDRSQVAAIASRYGLRFLPESP, from the coding sequence ATGCTCACCAGGTTGAAATCCCTAAATTTTCATCAACACCTGTGGCTGCGACGTGCGGTTTGGGCAGCGATCGCCGCTTTGATTGCCCTGGGGACTGTAGCCCTGGGCAGCCATTCCCAGCTCACCTGGGCCGATACCCCTGCGGGCCAGTCGCCCGAACCCGCTGCCGCTCCATTTTTGGTGGAGGCCGATGCCGGTACCACCTGGAAAATTTTTGGCCTAGAAATTGTGGGCAAGATCATGAGTTCTCAGACCGACGGGGCCTATTCGGTGGTGATCAGCACTACCCCCCCTGCGGGTGGGCCGCCGCTGCATGTGCACGAGCACGAGGACGAACTGTTCTACATTCTCAGGGGCACCTACGAGTTTCGATTTGGGGATGAAACCATAACGGCAAACTCAGGCGATTTGGTGCATCTGCCGGCCCACATTCCCCACACGTTTCGCAACGTTGGCTCAGCACCCGGTATGGCCATGAATACCATGACCCCCGGTGGCTTTGAGCAGTTCTTTGTCGAGATCGATCGGCTCCCCAAAGATCAACCCCTCGATCGCAGTCAAGTGGCGGCGATCGCCAGCCGCTACGGTCTACGGTTCCTGCCAGAGTCACCGTAG
- the urtC gene encoding urea ABC transporter permease subunit UrtC produces the protein MTTDMAVQPRRAAKASQKRKFVMEAIAIAVIALILVVILPLFLTPFRLNLLGRFLALAIVALGIDLIWGFTGLLSLGHGIFFALGGYAFAMYLELNTLGEGQMPEFFGLYGVTELPLFWQPFNSFPFTLLAIFLIPAIVAGLLGYLVFRNRIRGVYFSILTQAALVVFFNFFNGQQKLINGTNGLKTSTSVFMGQQVGSPGMRMFFYIATVIALIAMYALCRWLTSGRFGRMLVAIRDDENRVRFSGYDPTAFKVLVFAVSGAIAGIAGALYTVQSGIISPQAMDIAFSIEMVIWVAVGGRATLVGAVLGAVLVNMARSLLSERFPDVWLFFQGALFLIVVTALPDGIIGWGRRQFGSTVTSALGLAPKDLPYLADEPEVTPLSETPEFAEK, from the coding sequence ATGACTACAGATATGGCCGTTCAACCGCGCCGCGCCGCGAAGGCTAGTCAAAAGCGCAAGTTTGTTATGGAGGCGATCGCGATCGCCGTCATCGCGCTGATTTTGGTGGTGATTTTGCCGCTGTTTTTAACCCCCTTTCGCCTCAACCTGCTGGGGCGGTTTTTGGCCCTGGCCATTGTGGCCCTGGGCATTGACCTGATCTGGGGTTTTACCGGTCTGCTGAGCCTGGGCCACGGCATTTTCTTTGCCCTGGGCGGCTACGCCTTTGCCATGTACCTGGAGCTCAACACCCTGGGCGAGGGGCAAATGCCCGAGTTTTTTGGCCTCTACGGGGTGACAGAGCTGCCGCTGTTTTGGCAGCCCTTCAACTCCTTTCCGTTTACGCTGCTGGCGATATTTCTGATCCCGGCGATCGTGGCCGGGCTGCTGGGCTACCTGGTGTTTCGCAACCGCATTCGCGGGGTGTACTTTTCGATTTTGACCCAGGCGGCCCTGGTGGTGTTTTTTAACTTCTTCAACGGCCAGCAAAAGCTGATCAACGGCACCAACGGCCTCAAAACCTCGACATCGGTGTTCATGGGCCAGCAGGTGGGCAGCCCCGGCATGCGGATGTTCTTTTACATCGCTACGGTGATTGCCCTGATTGCCATGTATGCCCTCTGCCGCTGGCTGACCAGCGGGCGCTTTGGCCGCATGTTGGTGGCTATTCGCGACGATGAAAACCGGGTGCGCTTTTCGGGCTACGACCCCACCGCCTTTAAGGTGCTGGTGTTTGCGGTCTCGGGGGCGATCGCCGGTATCGCCGGTGCCCTCTACACCGTGCAGTCGGGGATTATTTCCCCCCAGGCCATGGACATTGCCTTCTCCATTGAGATGGTGATCTGGGTGGCCGTGGGCGGGCGCGCCACACTGGTAGGCGCGGTACTGGGCGCGGTGCTGGTGAATATGGCCCGCAGCCTGCTCAGCGAACGATTCCCCGACGTGTGGCTGTTCTTCCAGGGGGCGCTGTTCCTGATTGTGGTCACGGCGCTGCCCGACGGCATCATCGGCTGGGGTCGCCGCCAGTTTGGTTCCACCGTTACCTCAGCCCTGGGTTTGGCTCCCAAAGATCTGCCCTACCTAGCCGATGAGCCTGAGGTGACCCCCCTATCTGAAACTCCCGAATTCGCCGAAAAGTAG
- the urtB gene encoding urea ABC transporter permease subunit UrtB, whose product MLEGLISGLFNGISIGAVLLIVALGLAIVFGLMGVINLAHGELMMFGAYTTFVVQNVAKSMGGIAPDLYIFAALPLAFLVAALLGLLLERTVIRYLYGRPLETLLATWGVSLILIQFIRSVSLPMVIGLAIFAGLFLVGRWVLTRYTDWERIGGWANPLFLGLSAAIAVLAWITIGNSTSAAFSRAWFSTRNVDVTPPSWLRGGITLGNTLQFPSARLFIIVLTVICLVAVYWFLNGTAWGLRIRSVTQNRGMSACLGIPTGQVDAITFALGSGLAGIAGCAVTLLGSVGPNLGSNYIVDAFMVVVVGGVGKLVGSIVAALIIGVTTYLVGSGTLALLFPPTAFLQPAIDFFTFFATTSMAKVMVFALIIAFLQVRPAGLFPPKGRSVEL is encoded by the coding sequence GTGTTAGAAGGCTTGATTAGCGGCCTTTTTAATGGCATTAGCATTGGTGCGGTGCTATTGATTGTGGCCTTGGGCTTAGCCATTGTGTTTGGCTTGATGGGGGTCATTAATTTGGCCCACGGTGAACTGATGATGTTTGGGGCCTACACCACCTTTGTGGTGCAGAACGTCGCCAAAAGTATGGGGGGTATTGCTCCCGATCTCTACATTTTTGCGGCCCTGCCCCTGGCATTTTTGGTGGCAGCGCTGCTGGGCCTGTTGCTGGAGCGCACCGTCATTCGCTACCTGTACGGACGGCCCTTAGAAACCCTGCTGGCCACCTGGGGGGTCAGCCTGATTTTGATTCAGTTTATCCGCAGCGTGAGCCTGCCCATGGTGATTGGCCTGGCCATCTTTGCGGGGCTGTTCTTGGTGGGTCGCTGGGTGCTGACGCGCTACACCGACTGGGAGCGGATTGGCGGGTGGGCCAACCCGTTGTTTTTGGGGCTGTCGGCGGCGATCGCGGTGCTGGCCTGGATCACGATTGGCAACAGCACCAGCGCGGCCTTTAGCCGGGCCTGGTTTAGCACCCGCAACGTGGATGTCACACCGCCGAGCTGGCTGCGGGGCGGCATCACCCTGGGCAACACGCTGCAATTTCCCTCCGCCCGTCTATTTATTATCGTGCTGACGGTGATCTGCCTGGTGGCGGTCTACTGGTTCCTCAACGGCACCGCCTGGGGGTTACGCATTCGCTCGGTGACTCAAAACCGGGGTATGAGCGCCTGTTTGGGCATACCCACAGGGCAGGTGGATGCCATCACCTTTGCCCTGGGGTCGGGCCTGGCGGGAATTGCTGGCTGCGCGGTGACGCTGCTGGGGTCGGTGGGCCCCAACCTGGGGTCAAACTACATCGTGGACGCCTTTATGGTGGTGGTGGTCGGTGGGGTGGGCAAGCTGGTGGGCAGCATTGTCGCCGCCCTGATTATCGGCGTTACGACCTACCTGGTGGGGTCGGGTACCCTGGCGCTGCTGTTTCCGCCGACGGCTTTCTTGCAGCCCGCGATCGACTTTTTTACTTTCTTTGCCACGACGAGCATGGCCAAGGTGATGGTGTTTGCGTTGATTATTGCCTTCTTGCAGGTGCGGCCCGCCGGGCTGTTCCCGCCGAAGGGGCGTTCGGTGGAGCTATAG
- a CDS encoding Uma2 family endonuclease, with translation MPQVLSPTADQRMTYADRSWGQFKLIQQGLEGCPGVRLFYYNSTVEILRPGRDHEFFKSVIAFLLEIFFVERGIEFYPTGSMDQEREGEAFAQADESYCMGGPKAIPDLSIEVTFTSGNITKLQRYRVLRVPEVWFWEDGLLSLYHLEANGYRRVYRSAIAELASLDIELLARCVLMAETSRIGAAQVFRQGIQAV, from the coding sequence ATGCCGCAAGTCCTTAGCCCTACCGCTGACCAACGAATGACCTACGCCGATCGCAGTTGGGGGCAATTTAAGCTCATTCAGCAAGGTCTGGAGGGCTGCCCTGGGGTGCGGCTCTTCTACTACAACAGCACCGTTGAGATTCTTAGGCCCGGACGCGACCACGAGTTCTTCAAGTCGGTAATCGCGTTTTTGCTAGAAATTTTCTTCGTCGAGCGGGGCATCGAATTTTACCCCACTGGGTCAATGGATCAGGAGCGAGAGGGTGAGGCCTTTGCTCAGGCCGATGAGTCTTACTGCATGGGCGGGCCTAAAGCTATTCCCGATCTCTCCATTGAGGTGACGTTCACCAGCGGCAACATCACCAAACTGCAACGGTACCGGGTGCTTCGCGTGCCAGAGGTCTGGTTTTGGGAAGATGGACTGCTGAGTCTGTATCATCTTGAAGCAAATGGCTATCGGCGGGTTTACCGCAGTGCGATCGCTGAGTTGGCGAGTCTTGATATTGAGCTACTTGCTCGCTGCGTGCTGATGGCTGAGACTTCGCGCATTGGGGCTGCTCAGGTATTTCGGCAGGGCATTCAAGCCGTGTAG
- the urtA gene encoding urea ABC transporter substrate-binding protein — translation MVTRFNRRKFLVYGSATLGTSMLLKACGGTGTTTTDAGATGGGTDTAADGETIKVGILHSLSGTMAISETTVVDAEQLAIKEINAAGGVLGRQIEAVVEDGASDWPTFAEKAEKLIDQDQVAVVFGCWTSASRKAVLPVFESKDHMLWYPVQYEGQECSKNIFYTGAAPNQQIEPAVDWLLENKGTDFFLVGSDYVFPRTANTIIKEQLAAKGGNTVGEDYLPLGNTEVTPIITKIRAALPNGGVIFNSLNGDSNVAFFKQLQGAGMGPDQYPVMSVSVAEEEVRQIGPEFLVGHLASWNYFQTVETPENEKWVADFKAEFGEDRVTNDPMEAAYIMVYLWKQAVEAAGSFDIPEVRAAAYGQSMAAPEGPVTMNANHHLSKTVRLGEVMDDGMFNIVWETDGPVDPEPWNQFVPDTIGFACDWSDPAKGGKFEI, via the coding sequence ATGGTAACTCGATTTAATCGACGGAAATTTTTGGTGTATGGGTCGGCCACCCTGGGCACCTCTATGCTGCTCAAAGCCTGTGGCGGTACCGGTACCACCACCACTGATGCCGGCGCTACCGGGGGCGGCACTGACACTGCCGCCGATGGCGAAACCATCAAAGTGGGCATTCTTCACTCCCTCAGCGGCACCATGGCCATCAGTGAAACCACTGTGGTCGATGCCGAGCAGCTGGCCATTAAAGAGATCAACGCCGCTGGCGGAGTGCTGGGCAGACAGATTGAAGCCGTCGTTGAAGACGGTGCCTCCGACTGGCCCACCTTTGCCGAAAAAGCAGAGAAGCTGATCGACCAAGACCAGGTTGCCGTAGTCTTTGGCTGCTGGACTTCGGCCAGCCGCAAGGCCGTACTGCCGGTGTTCGAATCAAAGGACCACATGCTGTGGTATCCCGTGCAGTACGAAGGGCAGGAGTGCTCTAAGAACATCTTCTACACCGGGGCCGCCCCCAACCAGCAGATTGAGCCTGCTGTGGACTGGCTGCTCGAAAACAAGGGCACGGATTTCTTCCTGGTGGGGTCTGACTACGTGTTCCCCCGCACCGCTAACACCATTATTAAAGAGCAGCTGGCGGCTAAGGGCGGCAACACCGTGGGCGAAGACTACCTGCCCCTGGGCAACACCGAAGTAACTCCTATCATCACCAAAATTCGCGCGGCCCTGCCCAACGGCGGCGTCATCTTCAACAGCCTCAACGGCGACAGCAACGTGGCCTTCTTCAAGCAGCTCCAGGGCGCTGGCATGGGGCCTGATCAGTACCCCGTGATGTCGGTGAGCGTAGCTGAGGAAGAAGTGCGCCAGATTGGCCCAGAGTTTCTGGTGGGTCACCTGGCCTCGTGGAACTACTTCCAAACCGTTGAAACCCCCGAGAACGAAAAGTGGGTCGCTGATTTCAAGGCTGAATTTGGTGAAGACCGCGTCACCAACGACCCCATGGAAGCCGCCTACATCATGGTTTACCTGTGGAAGCAGGCCGTGGAAGCGGCGGGCAGCTTCGATATTCCTGAGGTGCGGGCGGCGGCCTACGGTCAGAGCATGGCGGCTCCCGAAGGCCCTGTGACCATGAACGCCAACCACCACCTGTCTAAGACGGTGCGCCTTGGGGAAGTCATGGACGACGGCATGTTCAACATCGTTTGGGAAACCGACGGCCCTGTGGATCCGGAACCCTGGAACCAGTTTGTACCCGACACCATTGGCTTTGCCTGCGACTGGTCTGACCCGGCTAAGGGCGGCAAGTTCGAGATCTAG
- the pyk gene encoding pyruvate kinase — MAPLPRRTKIVATLGPASSSKAILKQMLDAGMNVARLNFSHGSYADHARTIALLRQVSQEHDTPITLLQDLQGPKIRVGQLPNGTVELVAGATVDLVPIDGTGAIARGPSPDSIPIDYPYLAEEAQPGLQILLDDGLLELQVKAVTEARVTCRVLQGGPLKSRKGVNLPELNLRLPSLTEKDRQDVEFGVSQGVDIVSLSFVRQAQDILSLKQLLADLGASHTPVLAKIEKPQALRNLDEILDVVDAVMVARGDLGVEMRAEKVPMLQKHIIRECNRRCIPVITATQMLESMIQNPRPTRAEASDVANAILDGTDAVMLSGESAVGAFPVRAVEMLARIAVDVEQELQFTNQPATLSDETHALSEALNAIDSTLALKYIVCFTETGYTATIASGERPNAMVVACTPQATVYHWMNLIWGVKPILLDNFPCTFEEMVTTAETTLLGRALVEPGDKLLVLGGVPANTPRGTNFLKIHTVSTVTPSSSTP; from the coding sequence ATGGCACCCCTACCCCGGCGCACCAAAATTGTGGCTACCCTTGGCCCCGCCAGCAGTTCTAAAGCCATCCTCAAGCAGATGCTCGACGCGGGCATGAACGTCGCCCGCCTCAACTTTTCCCACGGCAGCTACGCCGACCACGCCCGCACCATTGCCCTGCTGCGCCAGGTTTCCCAGGAGCACGACACCCCGATCACCCTGCTGCAAGACCTCCAGGGGCCAAAAATTCGCGTCGGCCAGCTGCCCAACGGCACCGTTGAACTGGTGGCGGGGGCCACCGTAGATCTGGTGCCCATCGATGGCACCGGGGCGATCGCCCGTGGCCCTTCCCCTGATAGCATCCCCATCGACTACCCCTACCTGGCCGAAGAGGCCCAGCCGGGTCTGCAAATTTTGCTTGACGACGGTCTGCTCGAGCTTCAGGTGAAAGCCGTCACCGAGGCCAGAGTCACCTGCCGAGTCCTGCAGGGCGGCCCGCTGAAGAGTCGCAAGGGGGTCAACCTGCCCGAACTCAACCTGCGCCTGCCCTCCCTCACCGAAAAAGACCGGCAGGATGTGGAGTTCGGGGTTTCCCAGGGGGTCGATATTGTCTCCCTGAGCTTTGTGCGCCAGGCCCAGGATATTCTCAGCTTGAAGCAACTGCTGGCCGATCTGGGGGCCAGCCATACCCCCGTACTGGCCAAAATTGAGAAGCCCCAGGCCCTCCGCAACCTGGATGAAATTCTCGACGTGGTGGATGCAGTTATGGTGGCGCGGGGCGACCTGGGGGTGGAGATGCGGGCCGAAAAAGTGCCCATGCTGCAAAAGCACATCATTCGCGAGTGCAACCGGCGCTGCATTCCGGTGATTACCGCCACCCAAATGCTGGAGAGCATGATTCAAAACCCGCGCCCGACGAGGGCTGAGGCCAGCGACGTGGCCAACGCCATCCTCGACGGCACCGACGCGGTGATGCTGTCGGGGGAGTCGGCGGTGGGGGCGTTTCCGGTGCGGGCGGTGGAGATGCTGGCCCGCATTGCCGTCGATGTGGAGCAAGAACTCCAGTTCACCAACCAGCCCGCGACCCTCAGCGACGAAACCCACGCCCTCAGCGAGGCCCTCAATGCCATCGACTCGACCTTAGCCTTAAAGTACATTGTCTGTTTTACCGAGACCGGCTACACCGCTACCATTGCCTCCGGGGAACGGCCTAACGCCATGGTGGTGGCCTGCACCCCTCAAGCGACTGTCTACCACTGGATGAACCTGATCTGGGGGGTCAAGCCCATTCTGCTCGACAACTTTCCCTGCACCTTTGAGGAGATGGTCACCACCGCCGAAACCACGCTGCTGGGCCGAGCCCTGGTAGAACCGGGGGACAAGCTGCTGGTGCTGGGCGGCGTGCCGGCCAATACGCCCAGGGGCACCAACTTTCTTAAAATTCACACTGTCTCAACGGTCACGCCGTCGAGTTCTACGCCCTAG
- the urtD gene encoding urea ABC transporter ATP-binding protein UrtD: MSTKVLEIKDVTVSFDGFKAINNLNFSMDEGELRVIIGPNGAGKTTFLDVISGKTKPTEGAAYFKGQDLRKYKEHQISRLGIGRKFQTPRVYLNLTPRENLDLSCNRNKNVFSTLFKKAPTAEKRTVGGLLETIGLDHKADIPAALLSHGEKQWLEIGMLVAQSPDLLLVDEPVAGLTDEETEQTGKLLMSLAESHSIVVIEHDMEFVRQIARQVTVLHQGSVLFEGTMDQVQTDPKVIEVYLGKETSLTPEQMLLLRIAATMAWADDNFAAVQQEVILDRLSRKFAHAPEEQAELRDDLKNLLATEIPLEELVPQLATAAQREEALMLSYEVISSNQINQTEAVVYQKLLNLLALPPETVRRLEAAALEELAARG, from the coding sequence ATGAGCACAAAAGTTCTAGAGATCAAAGACGTCACCGTCAGTTTCGATGGCTTTAAGGCCATTAACAACCTCAACTTCAGTATGGATGAGGGCGAGCTGCGGGTGATTATTGGCCCCAACGGCGCGGGCAAAACCACCTTTTTAGACGTAATTAGCGGCAAGACCAAGCCCACCGAAGGGGCAGCCTACTTTAAAGGGCAAGATCTCCGCAAGTACAAAGAGCACCAGATTTCACGGCTGGGCATTGGCCGCAAGTTCCAGACCCCCCGCGTCTACCTCAACCTCACCCCCCGCGAAAACCTCGATCTCTCCTGCAACCGCAATAAGAACGTTTTTTCTACCCTGTTTAAGAAAGCGCCCACCGCCGAAAAGCGCACCGTGGGCGGCCTGCTCGAAACCATCGGCCTCGACCACAAAGCCGACATCCCCGCCGCCCTGCTCTCCCACGGCGAAAAGCAGTGGCTGGAAATCGGCATGCTGGTGGCCCAGTCGCCCGACCTGCTGCTGGTGGATGAACCGGTGGCGGGCCTCACCGACGAAGAAACCGAGCAGACCGGCAAGCTGCTGATGTCGCTGGCCGAAAGCCACTCCATCGTGGTGATCGAGCACGACATGGAGTTTGTGCGCCAGATCGCCCGCCAGGTCACCGTGCTGCACCAGGGCAGCGTGCTGTTTGAGGGCACCATGGACCAGGTGCAGACCGACCCCAAGGTAATTGAGGTCTACCTGGGCAAAGAGACCAGTCTCACCCCCGAGCAGATGCTGCTGCTGCGCATTGCCGCCACCATGGCCTGGGCCGACGACAACTTTGCTGCGGTACAGCAGGAGGTGATCTTAGATCGCCTCAGCCGCAAGTTTGCCCACGCCCCCGAGGAGCAGGCCGAACTGCGCGACGACCTCAAAAACCTCCTGGCCACCGAAATTCCCCTCGAGGAGCTGGTGCCCCAGCTCGCCACGGCGGCCCAGCGCGAAGAAGCCCTGATGCTCAGCTACGAAGTGATTAGCTCTAACCAGATCAACCAGACCGAGGCGGTGGTCTACCAAAAGCTGCTGAATTTGCTGGCACTCCCCCCCGAAACCGTCCGCCGCCTCGAAGCCGCCGCCCTAGAGGAACTGGCCGCTAGAGGGTGA
- the urtE gene encoding urea ABC transporter ATP-binding subunit UrtE has translation MTTTLPAPALQDPMTAPMLEVSGLNFYYGESHILRDVSMTIPKGQMVCLIGRNGVGKTTMLKNIMGVLRPRTGEIRFEGQVVNSFSPDRRARLGIGYVPQGREVIPRLTVRENLIIGQEALGNRGKAAKAVPEEIYELFPVLKTMLDRMGGDLSGGQQQQLAIARAIMGQPKLLVLDEPTEGIQPSIILDIEAAVKKIVRTTGISVLLVEQHLHFVRQADYYYAMQRGGIVAHGPTSELTNDIIQEFLAV, from the coding sequence ATGACCACCACCCTCCCCGCCCCCGCTCTGCAAGACCCAATGACCGCGCCCATGCTCGAGGTCTCGGGGCTCAACTTTTACTACGGCGAAAGCCACATTCTGCGCGATGTGAGCATGACCATTCCCAAGGGCCAGATGGTCTGCCTGATTGGCCGCAACGGCGTGGGCAAGACCACCATGCTGAAAAATATTATGGGGGTGCTGCGGCCCCGCACGGGCGAAATTCGCTTTGAAGGGCAGGTGGTCAACAGCTTTTCGCCCGATCGCAGGGCCCGCCTTGGCATTGGCTACGTGCCCCAGGGGCGCGAGGTGATCCCCCGATTGACGGTGCGCGAGAATTTGATTATTGGCCAGGAGGCGCTGGGTAACCGGGGCAAAGCTGCCAAGGCGGTACCCGAGGAAATTTACGAGCTGTTTCCGGTGCTGAAGACTATGCTCGATCGCATGGGGGGTGACCTCAGCGGTGGTCAGCAGCAGCAGCTGGCGATCGCCCGCGCGATTATGGGGCAGCCCAAACTGCTGGTGCTCGACGAACCCACCGAGGGCATTCAGCCGTCGATCATTCTCGACATTGAGGCGGCGGTGAAAAAGATTGTGCGTACCACGGGCATCTCGGTACTGCTGGTGGAGCAGCACCTGCACTTTGTGCGCCAGGCCGACTACTACTACGCCATGCAGCGGGGCGGCATTGTCGCCCACGGCCCCACCAGTGAACTCACCAACGACATTATTCAAGAGTTTCTGGCGGTTTAA
- the ureG gene encoding urease accessory protein UreG: protein MATPFRVGVAGPVGSGKTALVDALCKALRDRYSIAVVTNDIYTQEDAQFLVRSQALSPDRIVGVETGGCPHTAIREDASMNLVAIEDLEARFDPLDLVFVESGGDNLASTFSPELVDLTLYVIDVAAGDKIPRKGGPGITKSDFLVINKIDLAPMVGASLAVMERDARQMRGDRPFGFTNLKTQEGLATIIDFIGYHAATEPLASIL from the coding sequence ATGGCAACTCCCTTTCGCGTCGGTGTGGCAGGCCCAGTGGGCTCGGGCAAGACGGCCCTGGTGGATGCTCTGTGTAAGGCGCTGCGCGATCGCTACTCCATTGCCGTGGTTACCAACGACATTTACACCCAGGAAGACGCCCAGTTTTTGGTGCGCAGCCAGGCCCTCAGCCCCGATCGCATTGTCGGGGTCGAGACCGGCGGCTGCCCCCACACCGCCATTCGCGAAGATGCGTCGATGAATCTGGTGGCGATCGAAGATTTGGAGGCCCGCTTTGATCCGCTAGATCTGGTGTTTGTGGAAAGCGGTGGCGACAACCTGGCCAGTACCTTTAGCCCAGAGCTGGTCGATTTAACCCTGTACGTCATCGACGTGGCCGCTGGAGACAAAATTCCCCGCAAGGGTGGGCCGGGGATCACCAAGTCAGACTTTTTGGTGATCAACAAAATCGACCTGGCCCCGATGGTGGGGGCCAGCCTGGCGGTGATGGAGCGCGACGCTCGGCAGATGCGGGGCGATCGCCCCTTTGGCTTCACCAACCTCAAAACCCAGGAGGGGTTGGCCACCATCATCGACTTCATTGGCTACCACGCGGCGACAGAGCCGTTGGCGTCAATCCTTTAG